One Paenibacillus riograndensis SBR5 DNA segment encodes these proteins:
- a CDS encoding phosphatidylglycerophosphatase A family protein: MSYQMAEELLKRRGVSLASIAEIVYILQSAYYADLTEEECLSSVKAVLGKREVQYTLMTGVALDELAEKRLLPQPLQAVLEADESLYGADETLALGITGVYGMIGLTGFGYLDKIKLGIIGKLNDDRGRIHVFLDDLVAGIAAAASARIAHRHEGAKVYPHVTGTE; the protein is encoded by the coding sequence ATGTCCTATCAAATGGCAGAAGAGCTGCTGAAGCGCAGGGGAGTATCGCTGGCGTCCATTGCTGAGATCGTATATATTTTGCAATCGGCTTATTATGCGGATTTAACGGAAGAAGAGTGCCTCTCCAGTGTGAAGGCGGTACTCGGCAAAAGAGAGGTCCAGTACACGCTGATGACCGGGGTCGCGCTGGATGAGCTGGCCGAGAAGCGGCTGCTACCCCAGCCGCTGCAGGCGGTTCTCGAAGCGGATGAATCGCTCTACGGCGCAGATGAGACGCTGGCGCTCGGCATCACAGGCGTATACGGGATGATCGGACTTACAGGCTTCGGTTATCTCGATAAAATAAAGCTGGGAATTATCGGCAAATTGAACGATGATAGAGGAAGAATTCATGTGTTTCTGGACGATCTGGTTGCCGGAATCGCGGCTGCGGCGTCGGCCAGAATCGCCCACCGGCATGAAGGGGCAAAGGTGTATCCGCATGTGACCGGAACGGAATAA
- the accD gene encoding acetyl-CoA carboxylase, carboxyltransferase subunit beta yields MFKDLFQKKRKYATIPSERVERTGGPVEGERPKREIPEGLMSKCTKCGTIQYSKELEKNLKVCPSCGYHMRLNASERIAMTLDPEGFIEFDSEMASVDPLQFPGYASKLEQQQSKTGQVEAVITGQGTIGGHPVIVAVMNFEFFTGSMGSVVGEKITRAVEEATEKRLPLLIFSTSGGARMQESILSLMQMAKTSAALARFGEAGGLYISVITDPTTGGVSASFASLGDIIIAEPGAVFGFAGRIVIEQTIRQKLPEDFQTAEFNLQHGQLDLVVHRKEMRATLAKLLDLHDVKGGF; encoded by the coding sequence TTGTTCAAAGATTTATTTCAAAAAAAACGGAAGTACGCGACCATTCCTTCAGAACGTGTGGAGCGGACCGGCGGACCGGTTGAAGGCGAACGGCCCAAACGGGAGATTCCCGAAGGGCTTATGAGCAAGTGCACCAAATGCGGAACGATCCAGTACAGCAAGGAGCTGGAGAAGAACCTGAAGGTATGCCCTTCCTGCGGCTACCATATGCGCCTGAACGCTTCTGAACGGATCGCGATGACGCTGGACCCTGAAGGGTTTATTGAATTTGACAGTGAAATGGCCTCTGTGGACCCGCTGCAGTTTCCGGGCTATGCGTCCAAGCTGGAACAGCAGCAGTCCAAAACAGGGCAGGTTGAAGCTGTGATCACAGGCCAGGGCACCATTGGCGGCCATCCGGTGATTGTTGCGGTAATGAACTTTGAATTTTTTACCGGCAGCATGGGCTCGGTTGTGGGTGAGAAAATTACGCGTGCGGTGGAAGAAGCCACTGAGAAGAGACTGCCGCTGCTGATCTTTTCGACTTCGGGCGGGGCCCGGATGCAGGAGAGTATTCTCAGTCTGATGCAGATGGCCAAAACCAGCGCCGCGCTTGCCAGATTCGGCGAGGCTGGCGGGCTGTATATCTCCGTCATTACCGATCCGACCACGGGCGGTGTATCGGCGAGCTTTGCCAGTCTCGGTGATATCATCATCGCCGAACCGGGAGCCGTCTTTGGCTTTGCCGGACGGATTGTAATTGAGCAGACGATCCGCCAGAAGCTTCCGGAGGATTTCCAGACCGCTGAGTTCAACCTTCAGCATGGACAGCTGGATTTGGTGGTGCACCGCAAGGAAATGCGGGCAACCCTTGCCAAGCTGCTGGATCTGCATGATGTGAAAGGGGGATTTTAG
- a CDS encoding acetyl-CoA carboxylase carboxyltransferase subunit alpha, translating into MAGELPFEMPLLEMRKKIAELKQFGEEKGIDFSDETARLEERYRVMEDEIYSNISPSQKMHLARHHGRPTSLDLISLMFTDFIELHGDRHFGDDLAVVGGIAKLNGAPVTVIGQQRGKDTKENILRFFGSAHPEGFRKALRLMKQAEKFGRPIVTFVDTKGAYPGNTAEERGQSEAIARNLYEMSQLAVPVVCVIIGEGGSGGALAMAVGNRVLMLEHAIYSAISPNGAASILWKDASKAEQAAEAMKITAADLLEMEVIEEIVPEPRGGAHRDYEETAAAIKDAVWRHLQELSGLDSAELKEDRYRKFRKIGVFAEAEAELVSAEAEVHSVD; encoded by the coding sequence TTGGCGGGAGAGTTGCCTTTTGAAATGCCTCTGTTAGAGATGCGCAAGAAAATTGCCGAGCTGAAGCAGTTCGGTGAAGAAAAAGGGATTGATTTCAGCGATGAAACCGCCCGGCTTGAAGAACGGTACCGTGTAATGGAAGATGAAATATACTCGAATATATCACCCTCCCAGAAGATGCATCTGGCCAGGCATCATGGCCGTCCAACCTCACTCGATCTGATAAGCCTGATGTTTACCGACTTCATCGAGCTGCATGGCGACCGCCATTTCGGTGATGATCTGGCTGTGGTTGGCGGAATTGCCAAGCTGAACGGGGCGCCCGTCACAGTGATTGGCCAGCAGCGTGGCAAGGATACGAAGGAAAACATCCTCCGTTTCTTCGGCAGCGCTCATCCGGAAGGATTCCGGAAGGCTCTGCGTCTGATGAAGCAGGCGGAGAAATTTGGCCGTCCGATCGTTACTTTTGTCGATACCAAGGGGGCCTACCCCGGCAATACGGCAGAAGAAAGAGGCCAATCGGAAGCTATTGCCAGAAATTTGTATGAAATGTCGCAGCTGGCCGTACCCGTGGTGTGTGTGATCATAGGCGAAGGCGGCAGCGGCGGTGCTTTGGCTATGGCTGTGGGCAACCGCGTCCTGATGCTGGAGCATGCCATTTATTCGGCCATCTCCCCGAACGGTGCAGCGTCCATTTTGTGGAAGGATGCCTCCAAGGCGGAGCAGGCAGCAGAAGCAATGAAGATTACAGCCGCCGATCTGCTGGAGATGGAGGTCATTGAAGAGATCGTTCCGGAGCCCCGGGGCGGCGCTCACCGTGACTACGAAGAGACCGCAGCGGCGATTAAGGATGCCGTGTGGCGCCATTTGCAGGAGTTGTCGGGGCTGGACTCTGCCGAGCTCAAAGAGGACCGCTATCGTAAATTCCGCAAAATTGGCGTATTTGCCGAAGCTGAGGCTGAACTGGTCAGCGCTGAGGCTGAAGTGCACAGCGTCGACTAA
- the pyk gene encoding pyruvate kinase: MRKSKIVCTIGPASESLENIKKLILAGMNVARLNFSHGDFEEHGNRIKTIRQASQELGKTVAILLDTKGPEIRTGKLEVEPIELVQDEYLTLTTEEILGDQNRISVTYADLPSDVQVGSTILIDDGLIGLTVVDIQGTEIKTRIVNGGTIKSKKGVNVPGVAISLPGITEKDTNDIIFGIEQDIDFIAASFVRKASDVQEIRALLEKHNASHIQIISKIENQQGVDNLDEILAVSDGLMVARGDLGVEIPAEDVPLAQKLMIQKCNIAGKPVITATQMLDSMQRNPRPTRAEASDVANAIFDGTDAIMLSGETAAGKYPVESVLTMSRIAEKAESALNHREIFMKQQIAQETTVTEAISQSVAISALDLNAKAIISSTVTGHTARVVSKYRPKSQIIAVTTQERTMRQLALVWGVTPVHGLEATSTDELLETALKGGKASGLVKAGDLVVITAGIPLGRSGSTNLVKVDTIPAD; this comes from the coding sequence ATGCGGAAAAGTAAAATTGTATGTACGATTGGTCCTGCTAGTGAATCGTTGGAGAATATCAAAAAATTGATTTTGGCCGGTATGAATGTAGCCCGTCTGAACTTCTCCCACGGCGATTTTGAAGAGCACGGCAACCGGATCAAGACGATCCGTCAGGCTTCCCAGGAGCTTGGCAAGACTGTTGCTATCCTGCTCGATACCAAAGGACCAGAGATTCGCACAGGCAAACTGGAAGTAGAACCGATTGAACTGGTACAGGACGAGTATCTGACACTGACTACGGAAGAAATCCTTGGTGACCAAAACCGTATCTCTGTCACTTACGCCGACCTTCCTAGCGATGTTCAAGTAGGATCTACCATCCTGATCGACGACGGCCTTATCGGACTTACCGTTGTTGACATTCAAGGCACCGAAATCAAGACCCGCATTGTTAACGGCGGAACGATCAAGAGCAAGAAGGGTGTTAACGTACCTGGAGTTGCTATTTCCCTGCCGGGCATTACGGAAAAAGACACCAATGATATCATTTTTGGGATCGAACAGGACATCGATTTTATCGCCGCTTCCTTCGTCCGCAAAGCCAGCGACGTTCAGGAAATCCGTGCATTGCTTGAGAAGCACAACGCTTCCCATATCCAAATCATTTCCAAAATCGAAAACCAGCAAGGTGTTGACAACCTTGATGAAATTCTGGCAGTTTCCGACGGCCTGATGGTTGCCCGCGGCGACCTTGGTGTGGAAATTCCGGCTGAAGATGTGCCTTTGGCTCAGAAATTGATGATTCAAAAATGTAACATTGCCGGCAAACCGGTAATTACTGCAACACAAATGCTGGATTCCATGCAGCGCAATCCGCGTCCTACCCGTGCTGAAGCGAGTGACGTAGCGAACGCAATCTTTGATGGAACCGATGCAATCATGCTGTCCGGTGAAACAGCTGCCGGGAAATATCCGGTAGAATCCGTGCTGACTATGTCCCGCATTGCCGAGAAGGCTGAATCCGCACTGAACCACCGCGAGATCTTCATGAAGCAGCAAATCGCTCAAGAAACTACTGTAACTGAAGCAATCAGCCAATCCGTAGCGATCTCCGCTCTGGACCTGAATGCCAAAGCTATTATTTCTTCGACAGTAACAGGCCACACTGCACGCGTGGTTTCCAAATACCGTCCTAAATCACAGATTATCGCTGTGACTACACAAGAAAGAACTATGCGTCAACTCGCTCTTGTCTGGGGCGTAACTCCGGTTCACGGACTTGAAGCTACTTCAACCGATGAATTGCTGGAAACGGCCCTCAAAGGCGGCAAAGCTTCCGGTCTGGTTAAAGCCGGCGATCTGGTTGTAATTACAGCCGGTATTCCGCTGGGACGTTCCGGTTCCACGAACCTGGTAAAAGTAGACACGATTCCAGCTGATTAG
- a CDS encoding G1 family glutamic endopeptidase → MNRADLSKRTRPCVTDKVHSGKAQSTGFGWTSGNWSGYAISGKKGAFQRITGEWIVPLVKPTSNPTYSSAWIGIDGFKNSSLIQTGTGHESTKGVVHYYAWWEILPAAETVIPLPVSPGDHMKASIVKLGSGKWSITLSNLSKSWTFRTFQRYTGPQTSAEWIMEAPQVGGTIGKLAQVSATRFFRCRVNGRSPKLTPADGGIMVQKKITVSVPGSPNASGDAFIVKRVYRKGKPLIHSRSPIIVRS, encoded by the coding sequence GTGAACAGAGCTGATCTTTCAAAACGCACCCGGCCCTGTGTAACGGACAAAGTCCATTCGGGCAAAGCGCAAAGCACCGGTTTTGGCTGGACCTCCGGCAACTGGAGCGGGTACGCCATCTCCGGAAAAAAAGGCGCGTTCCAGCGGATAACCGGCGAATGGATTGTTCCCCTGGTCAAACCCACATCCAATCCTACCTATTCCTCAGCCTGGATCGGGATCGACGGCTTCAAAAACAGCAGCCTGATACAGACAGGCACCGGTCATGAATCTACCAAAGGGGTTGTCCACTATTATGCCTGGTGGGAGATTCTCCCTGCCGCAGAAACCGTTATTCCTTTGCCCGTATCGCCGGGGGATCACATGAAGGCTTCTATCGTTAAGCTGGGCAGCGGCAAGTGGAGCATCACGCTTTCCAATCTCAGCAAATCATGGACCTTTCGCACATTTCAGCGTTACACCGGGCCTCAAACCTCCGCCGAATGGATCATGGAAGCGCCCCAAGTGGGCGGTACCATCGGAAAGCTGGCCCAGGTATCAGCCACCCGTTTTTTCCGCTGCCGTGTCAACGGGAGAAGCCCAAAGCTGACACCTGCTGACGGCGGAATCATGGTACAGAAGAAAATTACAGTAAGTGTACCCGGGAGCCCCAATGCCAGCGGTGATGCTTTTATAGTCAAACGGGTCTATCGTAAAGGGAAACCTCTGATTCACTCCAGAAGCCCTATTATTGTCCGCTCTTAA
- a CDS encoding MFS transporter, translating into MKKLLKLRGFYLFLGLAGGSFGSYLTLLLKQGGLDSGRIGMLMATGTLIAICIQPLWGVISDRYNQARLVLILSVAVPAVLAVFYQSEYFIVLLVVYTLSTIFSSTQAPIADSYAIVAANKAGSTYGSIRMMLSIGAAVGAYAGSQYVSHFSVSTIWVPFLLLSSVAVVFALTLPKQAEENRMMSQSFSKGIKTLLGNKIFLAFLGGSFLVNQTMTAFGTYFVLAFQSVGGSTSHAGIALFIASFTNFPSMLYASKVIKKLGRERTLLLGALIYVLRWGIQFAFPTPGVMIGVQVLHGLSFGLFYVAAVEYVSHITLPEMQATGQSVFNIVFSGFAGILGNLLNGILLREGGVWLMNLSCMLSSALGVLLIFYVSRSTRKRILIPVASERASL; encoded by the coding sequence ATGAAAAAACTGCTCAAGCTGCGCGGATTTTATCTGTTCTTGGGACTTGCCGGCGGTTCATTCGGCTCTTATCTTACCCTGCTGCTGAAGCAGGGGGGACTGGACAGCGGCCGGATCGGAATGCTCATGGCGACTGGCACACTGATTGCCATCTGTATTCAACCTTTATGGGGTGTAATCTCTGACCGCTACAACCAAGCCCGGCTGGTGCTGATTTTAAGTGTCGCGGTTCCGGCGGTATTGGCGGTTTTTTACCAGTCGGAGTATTTCATTGTTTTGCTGGTGGTTTATACTCTCTCGACCATCTTCTCCTCTACACAGGCGCCTATAGCCGATTCCTACGCCATTGTAGCGGCGAACAAGGCCGGTTCCACTTACGGGAGCATCCGGATGATGCTGAGCATAGGAGCGGCCGTAGGGGCCTATGCGGGGTCGCAGTATGTCTCGCATTTTTCCGTATCCACGATCTGGGTGCCGTTTCTGCTGCTGAGCAGTGTGGCCGTTGTGTTTGCGCTCACCCTGCCCAAGCAGGCGGAAGAAAACCGGATGATGAGCCAGTCGTTCTCCAAGGGCATTAAAACGCTGTTGGGCAACAAAATATTTTTGGCTTTTCTGGGCGGGAGTTTTCTCGTCAACCAGACGATGACGGCCTTTGGTACTTATTTTGTACTGGCCTTTCAATCGGTGGGGGGCTCGACCAGCCATGCGGGGATTGCGCTGTTCATTGCCTCGTTCACGAACTTCCCCTCCATGCTGTATGCCTCGAAGGTCATCAAGAAGCTGGGCAGGGAGCGCACGCTGCTGCTGGGTGCCCTCATCTATGTGCTGCGGTGGGGAATTCAGTTCGCTTTTCCGACCCCAGGGGTGATGATCGGCGTCCAGGTGCTGCATGGCCTGTCTTTTGGGCTTTTTTATGTCGCTGCCGTGGAGTATGTCTCGCATATTACGCTGCCGGAAATGCAGGCCACAGGCCAAAGTGTGTTCAACATCGTATTTTCCGGTTTTGCGGGGATTCTGGGTAATCTGCTCAACGGGATTTTGCTCAGGGAGGGCGGAGTGTGGCTGATGAATTTATCCTGCATGCTCAGCTCTGCGCTGGGAGTGCTGCTGATCTTTTACGTCTCCCGGAGCACACGGAAGCGCATTCTGATACCGGTGGCGTCCGAAAGAGCGAGCCTTTAG
- a CDS encoding acyl-CoA thioesterase translates to MKSRNPVLTSRWHGTTFRVRYQETDQMGVVYHANYLSWFESGRTEMFRELGFAYRSLENMGVLLPVTTADLQFKSPARYDDLVAVYARLTTFSALRVVYEYEIRRLAGTETGDPEAFGLAGGSAPADVEQLPGELLVTGSTSHVWLNTDWKPVRLDRVLPELFLAITMALREEGGAV, encoded by the coding sequence ATGAAATCACGCAATCCGGTATTGACCAGCCGCTGGCATGGCACAACGTTCCGCGTACGCTATCAGGAGACAGACCAGATGGGGGTGGTCTACCACGCCAATTATTTGAGCTGGTTCGAGAGCGGGCGTACGGAGATGTTCCGGGAGCTTGGCTTTGCCTACCGTTCGCTGGAAAATATGGGGGTGCTTCTCCCGGTAACCACAGCAGATTTGCAATTTAAAAGTCCGGCGCGATATGATGATCTTGTCGCTGTGTATGCACGGCTTACCACGTTCTCGGCACTCCGGGTCGTATACGAATATGAAATCCGCCGGCTGGCCGGGACGGAGACGGGTGATCCGGAGGCATTTGGTCTTGCGGGGGGTTCTGCACCTGCTGATGTTGAGCAATTGCCCGGAGAATTGCTGGTTACCGGCTCAACGAGCCATGTGTGGCTGAATACGGATTGGAAGCCTGTAAGGCTGGACCGGGTGCTGCCGGAGTTGTTTTTGGCCATAACCATGGCGCTGAGGGAAGAAGGAGGAGCAGTATGA
- a CDS encoding FxsA family protein, producing MIRNKWLWAALFVIPAVELFGFIYVAGFLGAPKTLLLMLASSVIGFLMMRFEGKKVLLDSRTHMQEGRVPGKTMLDGLCIFFGGLLLILPGFVTDIVGFSLVFPLTRPLYRVFLLKWIEKKMKNGTFTFYRR from the coding sequence ATGATCAGGAACAAATGGCTGTGGGCTGCATTGTTTGTTATCCCGGCCGTGGAATTATTCGGGTTTATTTACGTGGCGGGTTTTCTCGGAGCCCCCAAGACGCTGCTGCTCATGCTGGCCAGTTCCGTGATCGGCTTTTTGATGATGCGCTTCGAGGGCAAGAAGGTGCTGCTGGACAGCAGAACGCATATGCAGGAAGGCCGGGTGCCGGGGAAGACCATGCTGGACGGCTTGTGCATCTTTTTTGGCGGCCTGCTGCTGATTCTCCCAGGTTTTGTGACGGATATCGTCGGCTTTTCGCTGGTATTTCCGCTGACCCGGCCGCTGTACCGGGTTTTTCTGTTGAAATGGATTGAGAAAAAGATGAAAAACGGCACCTTCACCTTTTACCGCCGATAG
- the ytvI gene encoding sporulation integral membrane protein YtvI: MDTLVLKRVLRGLWVVLAAALLLLGVYVLLPLVYPLLLAYLLAYLMHPLVLILRGFKLPRWLAVSLSLLFYVGGTALVLTALITRLVKELIGLLQTFDLHTDQWRELLLSISRNASIQNIINQINQFYHDNPDYHATIDSNISRTTETVGQAVTELITGFFNMVLKLISALPSMGSILIVIMLSAFFLSTGWERHNAKLRALVPVPLRRPVSEIWHDLRNALFGYLRAQLVLISITAIIVIAGLLLLGVNSAFAIGLTIGLVDLVPYLGVGIVLLPWAIYSYMTGNLALGIGLSVLYAVILITRQILEPKVLASSIGLDPLAMLIGVFAGLQLFGMPGLLLGPVLLVVLDAFHRAGVFRALHSYIVSGRLH; encoded by the coding sequence ATGGATACGCTGGTATTAAAAAGAGTGCTGCGCGGCCTCTGGGTCGTACTGGCCGCCGCATTGCTGCTGCTGGGGGTCTATGTACTGCTGCCGCTCGTGTATCCTCTGCTGCTTGCCTACCTGCTCGCCTATCTGATGCATCCGCTGGTGCTGATTCTGAGAGGCTTCAAGCTTCCGCGCTGGCTGGCCGTGTCGCTTTCACTGCTTTTTTATGTCGGGGGTACCGCACTGGTGCTGACCGCGCTGATCACCCGTCTTGTCAAAGAATTGATCGGGCTGCTTCAGACATTCGACCTGCACACCGACCAGTGGCGGGAGCTGCTGCTGTCCATCAGCCGGAATGCCAGCATTCAAAATATTATTAATCAAATCAACCAGTTTTATCACGATAACCCGGACTATCACGCCACAATCGACAGCAATATCAGCAGAACCACGGAGACGGTAGGCCAGGCTGTGACCGAGCTCATCACCGGCTTTTTCAACATGGTCCTTAAGCTGATCTCCGCACTGCCCAGCATGGGCTCCATTCTGATCGTCATCATGTTATCCGCCTTCTTCCTCAGCACGGGCTGGGAGCGGCACAACGCCAAGCTGAGAGCACTGGTGCCTGTGCCGCTGCGCAGACCCGTGTCAGAGATTTGGCACGATCTGCGCAACGCGCTGTTTGGTTACCTGCGGGCGCAGCTGGTGCTGATTTCAATCACGGCCATTATTGTCATCGCCGGGCTGCTGCTGCTTGGCGTGAACTCCGCCTTTGCCATCGGACTGACGATCGGTCTGGTTGATCTGGTGCCTTACCTCGGCGTAGGAATTGTGCTGCTGCCCTGGGCAATCTACTCTTACATGACCGGCAATCTGGCGCTCGGCATCGGGCTGTCGGTGCTCTACGCCGTGATTCTCATCACCCGCCAGATTCTGGAGCCGAAAGTCCTTGCGAGCAGCATTGGCCTCGACCCGCTTGCCATGCTGATCGGCGTGTTCGCCGGCCTTCAGCTGTTCGGCATGCCCGGCCTGCTCCTCGGCCCCGTCCTACTGGTCGTACTCGATGCCTTTCACCGGGCCGGTGTGTTCCGCGCCCTGCATAGTTATATTGTGAGCGGGAGGCTGCATTAG
- the citZ gene encoding citrate synthase, whose translation MTATKGLEGIVATTSSISSIVDGVLTYRGYDIDDLAEHATFEETAYLLWFGNLPTTPELQALQRDLSAFAPIPEQVIAQMKLYPKEANTMAALRSAVSSLALYDEAADDMSREANEIKAVKLQAQIPTVVAALARIRKGLEPVAPKEGLSLAENFLYMLWGKQPDIVSVKALDAALVLHADHELNASTFAGRVTVATLSDIYSGVTSAIGALKGPLHGGANEAVMKMLEEIGTLDAVEPYIQGKLERREKIMGFGHRVYKNGDPRAKHLMKMSHELGLMKNDTALYDMSVKVEELITSKKGLKPNVDFYSASVYTQLGIERELFTPIFAISRTSGWTAHILEQYEDNRIIRPRAEYTGMSEQKYVPVDER comes from the coding sequence ATGACAGCTACCAAAGGATTGGAAGGCATTGTTGCCACTACCTCCTCGATCAGTTCGATTGTAGACGGCGTACTCACTTACCGCGGTTATGATATTGATGATCTTGCGGAGCACGCCACCTTCGAAGAGACCGCTTATTTGCTGTGGTTCGGCAATCTGCCGACAACTCCCGAGCTGCAGGCGCTGCAGCGTGATCTCAGCGCTTTTGCTCCGATCCCTGAACAGGTGATTGCACAAATGAAGCTGTATCCCAAAGAGGCCAACACTATGGCTGCACTGCGCTCGGCTGTATCGAGCCTTGCCCTGTACGATGAAGCTGCGGACGATATGAGCCGTGAGGCCAATGAGATCAAGGCCGTGAAGCTGCAGGCGCAGATTCCGACAGTGGTGGCTGCGCTGGCCCGCATCCGCAAGGGACTGGAGCCTGTGGCTCCCAAAGAAGGCTTGTCGCTTGCTGAGAATTTTCTCTATATGCTCTGGGGCAAACAGCCGGATATCGTATCCGTCAAAGCACTCGATGCTGCGCTGGTGCTGCATGCCGACCATGAGCTGAACGCCTCTACGTTTGCCGGACGGGTAACAGTAGCGACCCTGTCGGACATTTATTCGGGTGTCACTTCGGCTATCGGTGCCCTGAAGGGGCCGCTGCACGGCGGTGCGAACGAGGCGGTGATGAAGATGCTGGAGGAAATCGGCACTCTGGATGCAGTGGAGCCGTATATCCAAGGCAAGCTGGAGCGCCGTGAGAAGATTATGGGCTTTGGCCACCGTGTCTACAAAAATGGCGATCCGCGCGCCAAGCACCTGATGAAAATGTCCCACGAGCTGGGATTAATGAAGAATGACACTGCGCTCTACGATATGTCGGTCAAAGTCGAGGAGCTGATTACTTCAAAGAAAGGCCTCAAGCCTAACGTGGACTTTTATTCGGCCTCGGTCTATACGCAGCTTGGCATTGAGCGGGAGCTGTTCACGCCGATTTTTGCCATCAGCCGTACCTCCGGATGGACTGCACATATTCTGGAGCAGTATGAGGACAACCGCATCATCCGCCCGCGTGCGGAATACACAGGCATGTCCGAACAAAAGTACGTTCCGGTGGACGAGAGATAA
- the icd gene encoding NADP-dependent isocitrate dehydrogenase — protein MLKLEKYDLPTEGEQITIEDGKLLVPDHPIIPFIEGDGTGRDIWKASKRVLDAAVAKAYGGKKQIAWYEVFAGEKAFNTYGEWLPNDTLEAIREYIVAIKGPLTTPIGGGIRSLNVALRQELDLYVCLRPVRYFDGVPSPVKHPELVDMVIFRENTEDIYAGIEYKEGSAEVKKVIEFLQNELGVNKIRFPETSGIGIKPVSSEGSKRLVRSAVEYAIKHGRKSVTLVHKGNIMKFTEGAFKNWGYEVAEQEFGDKVFTWNQYDAIKEKSGEAAANAAQKEAEASGKIIIKDAIADIALQQVLTRPTDFDVIATLNLNGDYLSDALAAQIGGIGIAPGANINYVTGHAIFEATHGTAPKYADKDVVNPGSVILSGVMLLEHLGWQEAADLIYKGMSTAINNKTVTYDFARQMEGATELKCSAFADEIISHL, from the coding sequence ATGTTGAAACTGGAAAAATACGATCTGCCGACAGAAGGCGAACAAATTACAATCGAAGACGGCAAGCTGCTCGTTCCGGATCATCCGATCATCCCGTTCATCGAGGGTGACGGTACAGGCCGCGACATTTGGAAAGCCTCCAAACGGGTACTGGATGCTGCAGTAGCCAAAGCCTACGGCGGCAAGAAGCAGATTGCCTGGTACGAAGTATTTGCCGGTGAGAAAGCCTTCAATACATATGGTGAATGGCTGCCGAACGATACGCTGGAAGCAATCCGTGAGTATATTGTAGCTATCAAGGGGCCGCTGACTACGCCAATCGGCGGCGGTATCCGTTCCCTGAACGTGGCGCTGCGCCAGGAGCTGGATCTGTATGTCTGCCTGCGTCCGGTACGCTATTTCGATGGTGTGCCTTCTCCGGTGAAGCATCCCGAGCTGGTGGACATGGTGATTTTCCGTGAAAATACAGAGGACATCTATGCCGGCATCGAGTACAAGGAAGGCTCCGCAGAAGTGAAAAAGGTTATCGAATTCCTGCAGAACGAGCTGGGCGTGAACAAAATCCGTTTCCCGGAAACTTCCGGGATCGGCATCAAGCCGGTATCCTCGGAAGGCTCGAAGCGCCTGGTGCGCTCTGCGGTGGAATATGCAATCAAGCATGGCCGCAAGAGTGTGACGCTGGTGCACAAGGGCAACATCATGAAGTTCACTGAAGGCGCATTTAAGAACTGGGGTTATGAAGTGGCGGAGCAGGAATTCGGCGACAAGGTCTTCACCTGGAACCAGTATGATGCCATCAAGGAGAAGAGCGGCGAGGCGGCTGCAAATGCTGCCCAGAAGGAAGCGGAAGCATCCGGCAAAATCATCATCAAGGATGCGATTGCGGATATCGCCCTCCAGCAGGTGTTGACCCGTCCAACCGATTTTGATGTGATCGCCACGCTCAACCTGAACGGGGACTATCTGTCCGACGCGCTTGCTGCACAAATCGGCGGGATCGGCATTGCGCCTGGAGCGAATATTAACTATGTTACAGGACACGCTATTTTTGAGGCTACACACGGCACTGCACCGAAATATGCCGACAAAGACGTAGTCAATCCGGGTTCGGTGATCCTGTCCGGCGTAATGCTGCTTGAGCATCTGGGCTGGCAGGAAGCGGCAGACCTGATCTACAAAGGCATGAGCACGGCCATCAACAATAAGACTGTTACTTATGATTTCGCCCGCCAGATGGAAGGCGCAACAGAGCTGAAATGCTCGGCCTTTGCTGACGAAATCATCAGTCATCTATAA